The sequence below is a genomic window from Cicer arietinum cultivar CDC Frontier isolate Library 1 chromosome 6, Cicar.CDCFrontier_v2.0, whole genome shotgun sequence.
AATAAgccattaaataaaaaaattgctcAAACAGTCTATAATTATATTCTTACCTTTATAAATCttctaaaaatctaaatttGTTCTTggctctaaaaaaaaaattgaaaaattgtcTATCCCTCACAAGATTACAAATGTGTGTTGTTAAATTTAAAGAtgagttttttaaaatacaaatatattctaaataaattaattttgagtcTTCCGTAACACAActgaaacaaaaatatttagaaggaatttaataaatttttagattGGTGGCCTtctacacttttttttttttttttttaaatgtgaggTAAAATTGAAGGTTTTGTATAAAATGTGGGggtaaaaatacaatttttgaggcatttttttatattatcaacgacaaatatttgtcctatgtttcataatatttatcaatgacaagtatttgtcatatttatttctatatatcaatgataaatattttttccataattttttttataattatggaTTTTAAATACgtgtctcatatttttttaatatttaccaAAGCGAGagatttgttcaattttttttgtaatatttattaataacaaatatttatctcgtgttATAAATGAGGATGAAAATATTGGTTTTTTtgtagttatatttttataagatagTTGTTTATTTCTTACTAtgatagatatatttttttggtgAAAGAATAtagttatatttctttttattttttgtagttatttgtctttcttttgttaaatctatttatttactCTTAAATaatgatgaaataaaaaattaaatgaagataaatttgtatttttttatagttgtttcttttattagaattttttttagttaattttctataagaaatatattctttttataagataattatttatttattttacttaaatttatttatttaccttTAAATAATGATATGACATAAaagtaaatttatatttttgatagtCCTCTCTTTtcttatattaataatagtagATGTACAATGCAATATGCTACCACAAGGCGAATGAGAAGCGACCCAAATGTGGCAATGGCAATGTATTTTAGAATTTTCATAGACACACCCCCACAAGTCCACAACACACCTAACCATTTGCGACTCAATGTTCTTTCATTCTTCATTCACTGGGCTTGTTGATTCTTGCGTTTCTGAGTTCTCTGCGGTATTGCTTTCTGTAATTTCTTCTTCAAATTGCACTCTCTACATTATGCACCTTGGGACCTGCATTTTCTATACCACATAAGGTTTGCATAGTGGTCCTAATTCTGGTTTtcgaattaaaattttataatttgagaattgattaagattttaattcTACTCGCCAACTATCTCTGCATATAGAATTTTCTTCTGTGTTGTAATTAGAGAATGCAGAACTAGGGAATTGGTCAAAAGCACGCATTTTGCCCTTTCTACTCGCCAACTCCTTTGTTTGTGTTCTGTTTTGTATTACAGTTCTTTGATGGATGGAAAGGAATTTCATTTGTGTTCTgtgtattaaatttttttaattgatttatgttCTGTCTAATTTCTGGACGCACTGGTGAATCAGTGTgttgaatttttgtaatttgCATTAGTTTAATGTTCTTTTTGTAAGTTGTTGCTCAAGCTTTTCTTCATGCTTTAGTTATTTTTCTCATTCATGCTTAGTTTGTTTTTGTAGGTTGCTGAAGCTTCCGTTCATCTGCTATGCcctttaagagaagaatgtGGAGGTAGTTAATTTGTTATGCTGCATAGGTGAGTCCTTTAGCATATATTCTTGATTCTAATATTAGAACTTTTACTCTAGTACAGAGGAATGGGCAAAGTGATTTGGAAGACCATTTCACACATTTTGATTCGTTGAGAACTATAACTATAACCATCTCCATTAGTAGGAACAGTGCTATAACTTTATACAATATGGGCAGTGATAACTTATGCTCTCTACAATTATTGTGAAATCATCAATTGATTTGTGAGAAGACATGAATTAAGCCACTTATAATAAACCTTCAATAGCCTAAGTTTTTGCACCAGGCAGTGTTCAGGTTTGGTTAGAATTGAGATAATAAAATGCTTTAGAAATCAATTAGTGTTTATGTTACTCTAATGAATTCTTTGTTTTGCAAGTgattatttggattattattGTACTATTGTTTTAATATAGTTACAATTTATTTGtttcagatgtctttctttttttctttttcattgcAAAGGAGATACTGATGAGTTAAAATCTAGAGGTAAAATTTAAGACTTGCAAATGAACAAGGAACTAACATTATGCACTGGGCATAGGCGCAAACACTAATCTTTCTATCATtgttaattcatattttcgaattGGCTTGCAGACAAAGTGGATTAGACCGAAAGTTTTGTTAGCTTTTCACTAACCCATGGCCCATATTACCGTTATCTTTCTTGTACTCCATTTTCACTTCAGTTTTGATGACTGTGTTTCCTCATGTTGTCTTTAGGACTCAGATTTCAAGAATCTCTCTGCCTCCCACCCAACATAAAGTATGTATTGCTGCTACAAGTGTTGATTGTTGTAGTGTCTTCTTTCACAGGAATATGATTTCTCACCTCCAGCCCAAGCAAAAGAGCATAGAGCAGGGGAGTTCAGAGAAATTATTATCCAGACCTCTCAAGTAGCTCACaggtttcattttgtttttcacCCTAATTACCCTTccttatcatttaaattaaagcAATCTTTGATAGGTTTTAGTATACTGCATTTCATGTATCTTTAGCTTTGTAGCTATTGTTTTTGGAGTAGATTATGGTTTAATATCTTATCTTGGCCTAGTGTAGAATAATTGAAACCAACTATTTAACATTATAGGAAAGTGTGCTGAAAATGTTTTTCCTTGTATTGGAAAAGATATATAGTAACTTAAGTTTTAACGCTGTCATATGCTTACATCTTTTCTTGCTCTATATGTCTGGAAATGTGCTTTCGTTGCTCCAGCATACCTAGTCATTGtgcaattattattttaagggGATAAAAGATATGGAGCCTCATAAATCTGTTTAACCTTATATTGTTGCTTTAATTAGGCCAAAGGAATCAAAATCTTGTAAATTATTTCTGCCTTTTAGACGTAATGATTATTAGtgtattaattgataatttcttaatatatttGAATGTTTGATGCTTGATGCAATTTGTAATATTTatgttgtttatatattttttgttcagTTCTATGAATAGTTATACATGTTTTATTGCAGTGAAGTCTCTGGACAACTGACTTTGGATGGGGCAGATACCACAAGTCAATGTATCAATATTCAGTTTTTGGAAATTCGTTCACTTTTAAATTTGAGTATCTCAATGGTCAAGTGCATCGATTCAACTTTTCAACTGTGGAAGATAATGGCTTCACTGCCAAACCAAAGTTCAATACTTACAGACctttagttttgaatttttgttgttagTACTGGACTTCGCTGTAAAAAgtgttttttatattgattttagggtaaaattgaaaaattataaaacggGAATATTGAAATTTCACTTCCGGAGCCATTTATCCGATGTGAAAAGACTTCAGAAAAATGACACAAAAATTGAGATATGACATTCGTTGGCAATCGGTCCAAGGTCAAATATGATGTATCACTTCGGTTGGTTATCCAATATAATATGTATTTAGATACCATGATGGTAGCAATTAGCAAACACATTAGCCCAATATGAAATGTCTTTCCAAAACTTATGTCTTAAAACAAATCAAATGGTAATCGGTACTAAACAATGGTAGCAAACACATTAGCCCAATATAAAATGTCTTTCCTACACTAATGtcttaaaacaaattaaatgataatgGATAGTACTAaacaatagtttttttttataagagaggcaatagtttttttataagagaGGCAAGAAGAGTCTTTATTATAAAGTTACTACTAagcaatagtttttttttaagagagGAAATAAGAGTCTTTATTATAAAGTTACTACTAaacaatagttttttttaagagaGGAAATAAGAGTCTTTATTGTAAAGTTACAAgggtttattattattattattattattattattattattattattattattattattattattattattattattattattattattattattattattattattattataaataaatattatactttaattatatatatgagtCGGCTTATCAtgtttaataagttttttttaaagagtctaaacttaacatatttaaataaataaatttttttttttagtttgaatctcatctttttattaaacaggttATACAGAACCAAAATAAGTCATAAACCTCTTTTGAAAGATGTGACTCATTTTCACTCCTAGACAAGGTAATTATTAGGTTGTGCAATAACCCTAATAGAACATAGTCTTTCATTAGTAAgggttttaatttcttttttataatataataatatgagggtgaattattttttgttaaatatatttttaatccttataaatttatgacattttaaatttaatttctaaattttttcatttttttctagtCTCTCTTTTGACTTTATAGgactaaaatatctttttttttataattttttttcaaaataaggactaaaaaatgaattaaaaaaaattaagtactaaaaaattatattttttttacatgaattgaaatttatttttctctttttagttaataaatttatactttttagtaaagatctaattttttaaattaaaaaaaaacatccaAAATGTTTAAGACCGCTTTATTCCTAAACACGTATtaataatctaaatataaaattatataataaaagtgCATTGATATTTGTAATTGTGTAATCAACTTTTTAAGGCATAAATTTTGTTCCTTTAACGTAACATTTGTTAAGCATAAATAGTGTTTTTTTCtaaatcttatttaaaaatGGTAGCAATAGCATGAACCAAAATTTATTAACAGTATGGGATAGATAATAAATGCAAGCAAATGATGGGGCAATGAGTAGTATGAGTGTACATACACGATGGAAACTAATTTGAGATTGCGAAATGGCAGGCACATGACTGGCATGCAACTTGTACGAAGGTCTGACAACATTGCGCGTAGATTGATAACATTAATGTAACGCAATAGTACCATAATGTTTGACGAAATTAATGAGGAGATGGTCATAGGCTCATTGCCTAAGTCTGCCAATCATAGTCATGCGATGCGACGGTGGTGCTTGACGGCAACTATTTCCGGATTCACGTCGTCAACGCGTTTTTCCACACTCCAACACTTTTCGTTTCTTTATTCATTAGAGACGTCTTTTCTATCGTTATCTTTGATACCTTTGGTTAACTTAACTTATTGGTTGAGTTAGTTAACTTTTCTATTACAAAGAGCAAGCAAGCTTGTTTTGTTTCTCTTTAAGCAAGTTTTAGCACCCTAAAAAGCATCTCCATGGCATATTTTTAAGCAATCTAAAGATGGTTGAATTAATcactattaatataattatattgtcttttttatataaaaaaaatgatatttcttATACACCACGAAATTAGATTGtataatatcacaataattGTGACTATATAGAATCACATGATTTATGTTGTTTTATTGAAGattaaatgatcaaattttaaaaaaattaatttaaaatctacttttagtatttttttattgtgcttaattttatttaaaattaaaatataaaattgttatttacattaatacgtaaaaatatcaatatgtattgtttttgtcattaaattattttttatctttttgatGTCATGTATCAAAATTCGTTACTAATTTTCTATTTGTAGTTGCTATACAAGGTGATTACTTCTTATTAAGATTTGTTGTCTTGTAGTTGAAAATTGAAACAATGGTCAAATGTgccataataaattattttttattaatttttccaCTACTGCATAATGATTTGAGattaaatggaaaaaaaaaatgttttcatatATGATATATCATAAGCAACCATATTTTCGGGTTGCTAGAATAAGGTAGATCGCTTTATTGTAAGCCATCACAATTGACATGTTTGATAACTCAAATGGCAaagaaatatttcatatgtttcAATATAcaagtaaaaatttatttagaaaattgatgtatttaatttaaatatatattaaatttgtgattaattttttatttatagttttagACGAAGAAAAACTAAAAGTAAGCAATACAATAAGGAATGAGCGTTAAAAATGCTCTAACTAATACAATAAAAATGAGCGTTAATTAAGTGTATTCATtcatattttctattttgtacAGATAAAGAGATTATATTGATATGTGTACCCAAAAAAGTAGAATAGGTGGAGATAAATCTATAGAGTAAATATAGAAAAGTGAAACTATAATAAGAAAGTGGTTGTCcatgttatttttctttttctaaatatattaGCAACAAAACTCATATATACTAACATactaacaaagaaaagagagtATTTGATAAAATTCCATATCAGTCCTCAATATGTGAATAGTAAAATTTGGAATTTATGAGcaatttcatattatttaattgtgaacttaaattatattgtttttttaacataatattttctttggtaaaataaaacaaaatattgtctagtttttttcttgataaaaggataaaatattaatgtcctttttttcaaaataagtttaagtaaaaggcattcaaatccCCTTATATAAATAGTATGACTGTATTTATTGGATACTTATctaaaactattaaaatatgAGATGTTATGACCTCGAGTCACATTTATGTTAGAACTAAcctaatacaaaaaaaaaaattaaaaaaattatttaaatcatttataaacataattttaaaaattattatagtaaaaatcaaatatcattaataatttaataaatcaataattaatattataaaatcatcaCGGTAATTTTGCACAAAGTATCGAAACACAACATTGAGTTAATAGTGGTCTCTAGATATTCTTAGTATACAATTATTGATTAAGAAAACAGTGTAGTAGTTGAGGAGTGAGGAAAAACacagttaaataaaataaaaaaacaaaaaagtagaAGAAGATAGCTTAAGAAAAGGAGAATGAGATTGATTAAGGAATGAAGAGAAAGGTGTCCTTCCTTGAGCAACGGCGCTGTTAGAGATCCAATGCCATTTTTCACCATAAAACAACCCAacccaacaacaacaatttaacCGAtcaatgaatgaatgaataattGGATTCAACAATCAACACTACTCCatgcctttttttttaattctttctcTCACACACTCCCACGTGCTCTCTCCTTCTTCTCCTCATTCACAATCCAAATCTATTCCtaaataaatactattatttcttttcaaaatttaaatatatatttctctttctctttctctctctcccCAATAttattacttatatatatatatatgtggaGAAAGAAAGAACCAATTTTTCAGTGAAAGATACCTCTTTTACAATACCCTTTTGATCAGAGTGCAGAATAGTGTCGAGATTCTACAGCCACTTGCATGCCCATTTTCGGTTTCACTTTCTTCAACCTTTTTTTTCATCCATAACCGTTAACTGTTACTGTCCTTGTTTCAGTGGAAGATTTTATTATGGATAAATATGAGGTTGTTAAGGATTTGGGCTCTGGGAATTTTGGAGTCGCTAGACTCTTGAGGAACAAGGAGACTAAGGAACTCGTTGCCATGAAATACATCGAGCGTGGCCACAAGGTTCTGTTTTTTACTTTCTCTCTTTCATTCCCTTTCAATTCtactttttttccttttttactctgttttttcttcataaaaattcCAGATTTATCACTAATATTAAGTTTTGCATACATGTCATTACACTTAATCGCatccattttttatattttaactgaACTTTAGTACCAGTGTCGTGTTTGGTGTCTACGTGTTAAAAATCAAGGAAATGTGTTAATATATACATTTGtgtaaaaagttattttgtgaTTACTAATTACTAGAATTAAGTACTCAAAAGTTATTATCATCTAATATTTGAGTTAGCAAATCCAACATATGACTCTTTTTTTTCATCATGTTGCTTGGATTTTGTTATGTTGTTTCTGTTTATGCTAAATGATTTTGAGAAGCTATTATTTTGACATATGGGATTGTAAGTTTTTCTATTCTTTTTCTGCTCATCTAATTCCAGATTGATGAGAATGTGGCAAGAGAGATTATCAACCACAGGTCCCTTCGTCACCCGAATATAATTCGCTTCAAGGAGGCAAGGACTCTATTTGTTTATCTTAGTATTGATGGTTTTAAATTGTTGTCGCTGTTTTGCTGCGAACCTTTATATTGCAGCAAAATGCAGTCGATGTGGCCAAAATTGTTGTTACAGATACCTCAAAATCCTTTATGTTGCGGCTGCAGTTGTGGTGGCAGATCacaatttaaaaccataatGAGTACACTATTAACTAACTGTGAGCTGATAACTGTTACTTCAATGGGGTTTTGATGTTTCAGGTGGTTTTGACCCCAACTCATTTAGCAATAGTTATGGAGTATGCAGCTGGAGGGGAACTCTTTGAGAGGATATGTAATGCTGGCCGGTTCAGCGAAGATGAGGTTAATAACTTTACATGGTCTTAAGAATTTTCTGCTTTATTTCACACTTTTGCAGTGTCATTAAGATTGTTTtcatatcttatttattttctcctttGATTATTCAGGCTAGATATTTCTTTCAGCAGCTGATATCCGGTGTCCATTACTGTCATGCCATGGTATAATCTTGCGCAATTTCTGATAAGTTATATTAAGACTTTGGTActcaaaaatacacaaattgagaaactatgtttttcttttactctccttttGCAGCAAATATGCCACAGAGATTTGAAGCTGGAAAATACACTTTTAGATGGAAGTCCTGCACCTCGCTTGAAAATTTGTGACTTCGGTTATTCCAAGGTACTCGAATGAATTAGAATACAACCTAGTTTTATAGTTTTGAGTCTTTTGACAATCTTTAGTTTTGTGGTGTAGTCCTCTTTGCTTCATTCCCGACCGAAATCAACTGTTGGAACTCCAGCTTATATAGCACCAGAGGTTCTTAATAGGAGGGAGTATGATGGCAAGGTATGTACTCTACCGCTGAATTGCCTATGCATAGTTCCTTTTTCTTCTCGTGTGTTTGTTTGTTATATCAATGTCAACTTCCCCTTTTATATGGAAAAGTCTTTTAAACGTATCTACTGAAATGTTCCATTctaaaaattgttttagttGGCTGATGTGTGGTCATGTGGAGTGACTCTTTATGTCATGCTGGTTGGAGCATATCCCTTTGAGGATCAAGATGATCCTAGAAATTTTAGGAAAACAATTCAGGTATGTTATCTTCCCTTACAATACTGATTTTTCGTattgttttatgttattatctCATTTCATTTCCTCTACTGCAGCGCATTATGGCTGTTCAATACAAAATCCCTGATTATGTTCATATATCTCAAGATTGCAAACACCTCCTATCTCGTATATTTGTTGCTAATCCCTTAAGGGTATGTTATGATGTTTAcgcaatttattttatttgtctatTTGTAGGATTTTGATATATTATCATGTCATATATGCCTTATCTGTATTATATCCAATGCTAAATGTACACATTTGTTATTGTGTTCACTTGTCAACCCTTGCATACCACTATGTCAATGAATAGAAACATAatccaaataaattataattaatgtcaAACAAgatattgtttaaaaatatacttGACTGCATTTGATATTTGGAATCAAGATATTGTTTATCAAGCTAACTACCAGACATTAGTCCTATTTGAATAAACAACTTATGTAAGAACTTATGTAAGGCTTATAGCATATACACTTATCAtataaactatttctataaaaatgataaaataaagtcaaattattttcatatacttTATAAATTGTTATTCATAAGCTATTGAGGAGAGTTTACGAAAAGTAGTTGAAAAGAGCTCATGAATATGTCATAAGCTGTTTCCATAAACTCTCTCAAACAGTTTCACAAGTATTTATATtagtagataaactcaaataagtcaatttCAACATGTCCCTTATTATTCTTCCCACCGTCTGCAGAGAATTTCTCTCAAGGAAATCAAGAACCACCCGTGGTTTTTAAAGAATCTTCCACGGGAGCTAATTGAATCGGCTCAAGCCGCCTATTACCAAAGAGGCAACCCAAGCTTTTCTATTCAAAGTGTGGATGAGATAATGAAAATTGTGGGAGAAGCAAGAGAACCTCCTCCGATATC
It includes:
- the LOC101494601 gene encoding serine/threonine-protein kinase SRK2A-like, with the protein product MDKYEVVKDLGSGNFGVARLLRNKETKELVAMKYIERGHKIDENVAREIINHRSLRHPNIIRFKEVVLTPTHLAIVMEYAAGGELFERICNAGRFSEDEARYFFQQLISGVHYCHAMQICHRDLKLENTLLDGSPAPRLKICDFGYSKSSLLHSRPKSTVGTPAYIAPEVLNRREYDGKLADVWSCGVTLYVMLVGAYPFEDQDDPRNFRKTIQRIMAVQYKIPDYVHISQDCKHLLSRIFVANPLRRISLKEIKNHPWFLKNLPRELIESAQAAYYQRGNPSFSIQSVDEIMKIVGEAREPPPISRPVKGFGWEGEEEEEEVEEEVEEEEEDEEDEYDKRVKEVHASGEFHIS